In one window of Haladaptatus sp. QDMS2 DNA:
- a CDS encoding helix-turn-helix domain-containing protein: MPIDIETFESSPEDHLQHSGETNADRVMRFLATHPDQAFTQSEIRDATDVKAGSISVVLSRLEDRGLVRHKGNYWALGEADDVAAYTSMLESTRAANDRFGEEDMDEWLEHAVDDEDEATE, from the coding sequence ATGCCCATCGACATCGAGACGTTCGAATCCTCCCCCGAGGACCACCTCCAGCACTCCGGGGAGACGAACGCTGATCGCGTGATGCGATTCCTCGCTACCCATCCTGATCAGGCGTTCACGCAGAGCGAGATCCGCGATGCAACCGACGTCAAAGCCGGGAGCATCAGCGTCGTCCTCTCCCGACTCGAAGATCGAGGGCTCGTCCGGCACAAGGGCAACTACTGGGCGCTCGGTGAGGCCGACGACGTCGCCGCGTACACCAGCATGCTCGAGAGTACGCGAGCGGCCAACGACCGCTTCGGCGAGGAGGACATGGACGAGTGGTTGGAGCACGCCGTCGACGACGAGGACGAGGCGACTGAATGA
- a CDS encoding type II toxin-antitoxin system PemK/MazF family toxin, with the protein MSYQRGDVVWGPDPFKSGENPRPWLILNNDSHPFGDEEYMTVTLTTTPHDEGVPLEDGDWVEGGMPRQSYASPWTVASPKHAAIVRRQGRIDELKT; encoded by the coding sequence ATGAGCTACCAGCGCGGGGATGTCGTCTGGGGACCCGATCCGTTTAAGTCGGGTGAGAACCCGCGTCCGTGGCTGATCCTCAACAACGACAGCCATCCGTTCGGTGATGAGGAGTACATGACGGTCACGCTGACGACGACGCCCCACGACGAGGGGGTTCCCCTCGAAGACGGCGACTGGGTTGAGGGTGGGATGCCCAGGCAGAGTTACGCCTCGCCGTGGACAGTCGCGTCGCCGAAGCACGCTGCGATCGTCCGGCGGCAGGGTCGAATCGACGAGCTGAAGACGTAA
- a CDS encoding LamG-like jellyroll fold domain-containing protein, whose translation MGNSQNQADHTPDKTESTDGHRSETPSLLTSGKPLPLKRRHYLKTAGVFTAGFIGGGSALLAATSKPAAAAITVIDDYDDGSLAEYTTDDSTAFDLVQSPTHSGGYAFRAKAGNGGSDYAIAMPAQIPQAPQAGDTFEFWFYQDTANTDQHLVIFGAQGDANDKPESEQYRIRLESAGQFRFYVHDGIQWTELASSTAAFSIVGWNRIEVQWGLDGTFTITHFDSSGTQTAQLTASDTTWVSGGFGYFLPAASSVDRYYDTWKLVKTTALGRFEHGLNGWTANSTNQCSRVSGAQQPACVSQGEYALKVSVNSDPEPSIETQQATYRADFVNYPCLLADVLPASVENSESAVTFRFRYHHTDPGGVEESPEMTVAQRLGGRIAWDLSGLSATKLASADKLELVWYPEDYPPGSGFDYSGVVYVDNVHLTDNPDDVAVTRMSRKRRALARTYGPCVDTIVQTQTDSLREGTFNHQDGTQVPYQAEILADESCEVTIDGETFRFHGGSP comes from the coding sequence ATGGGTAATTCGCAGAATCAGGCCGACCACACACCCGATAAAACCGAATCCACCGATGGACATCGGTCTGAGACTCCTTCCCTCTTGACAAGCGGAAAACCGCTTCCGCTCAAGCGACGTCATTATTTAAAAACAGCTGGTGTTTTCACTGCAGGATTTATCGGAGGCGGGAGTGCCCTCCTCGCAGCAACATCGAAGCCTGCAGCCGCAGCAATCACGGTCATCGACGACTACGACGATGGCTCGCTCGCCGAATACACGACTGACGACAGCACTGCGTTCGATCTGGTGCAAAGTCCCACTCACTCGGGTGGCTACGCCTTCCGGGCGAAGGCTGGGAATGGCGGCTCCGATTACGCGATTGCAATGCCGGCCCAGATTCCGCAGGCCCCTCAGGCGGGAGATACCTTCGAGTTCTGGTTCTATCAAGATACCGCGAACACGGATCAACACCTCGTCATCTTCGGCGCACAGGGAGACGCCAACGACAAACCAGAGAGCGAACAGTATCGGATTCGCCTCGAATCGGCGGGACAATTCCGGTTCTATGTCCATGATGGAATTCAGTGGACAGAACTCGCGAGTTCGACGGCGGCGTTCTCGATCGTCGGGTGGAACCGAATCGAGGTCCAGTGGGGGCTTGACGGTACGTTCACGATTACGCACTTCGATAGTTCGGGGACCCAAACAGCGCAACTTACGGCCTCGGATACGACCTGGGTGAGCGGTGGCTTCGGCTATTTCCTGCCCGCGGCCAGTTCCGTCGACCGGTACTATGACACCTGGAAGCTCGTGAAGACGACGGCACTCGGCAGATTCGAACACGGACTAAATGGGTGGACGGCGAACAGCACGAATCAGTGTAGCCGAGTAAGTGGAGCCCAGCAGCCTGCTTGCGTCAGTCAGGGTGAGTATGCACTCAAGGTGAGCGTTAATAGCGACCCTGAGCCGAGCATCGAAACCCAGCAGGCGACCTACCGGGCTGACTTCGTGAACTATCCGTGCTTGCTGGCCGATGTGCTTCCAGCATCGGTCGAGAACTCGGAGTCGGCGGTCACATTCCGCTTCCGGTATCATCACACCGATCCGGGTGGTGTCGAGGAATCTCCTGAGATGACGGTCGCACAGCGGCTCGGCGGCCGAATCGCGTGGGATCTGAGCGGATTGAGTGCGACGAAGCTCGCCTCGGCTGACAAGCTGGAACTCGTGTGGTATCCAGAAGATTACCCGCCGGGGTCGGGCTTCGACTACAGCGGGGTGGTCTACGTTGATAACGTCCACCTGACCGACAATCCGGATGATGTCGCTGTCACGCGGATGTCCCGGAAACGCCGGGCGCTCGCGCGAACCTACGGTCCCTGTGTGGACACAATCGTCCAGACGCAGACCGATTCGCTTCGAGAGGGAACGTTCAATCATCAGGACGGCACCCAGGTTCCCTATCAGGCGGAGATTCTGGCAGATGAAAGTTGCGAAGTGACGATCGATGGAGAGACCTTCCGGTTCCATGGGGGATCACCATGA
- a CDS encoding DUF86 domain-containing protein, producing the protein MVDEDIVVDKLRYINEYTNDLKQMRGLSKAAYVDEIIVQRAVERTFMNLIQSCIDLAQHIRASEGLSPSGTAKKEIESLGNADIISHDVQEQLEEAVGFRNILTHRYGDVNQEVVYNLGMS; encoded by the coding sequence GTGGTCGACGAGGATATTGTTGTTGACAAGCTCCGGTACATCAACGAGTACACGAATGACCTGAAGCAAATGCGGGGACTGTCGAAGGCGGCGTATGTTGACGAGATCATCGTCCAGCGAGCGGTTGAGCGGACGTTCATGAATCTTATTCAGTCCTGTATCGACCTCGCCCAGCATATTCGCGCGTCGGAGGGGCTCTCACCCAGTGGGACCGCAAAAAAGGAGATTGAGTCGCTCGGGAATGCAGATATTATCTCACACGACGTCCAGGAACAGCTGGAAGAAGCAGTCGGATTTCGGAATATCCTCACCCACCGGTATGGTGATGTGAATCAAGAGGTCGTCTATAACCTCGGAATGTCATGA
- a CDS encoding nucleotidyltransferase family protein produces the protein MPKPDDFAVETIDLEGIRDYLDETEVISAVLFGSHAKGTAEETSDVDIALQFPDDLSEAERFRRRNRIDADLQAYADRFVDVSDIELLPTHVAHAALRDGIRISGDPAVITAYKQHVDAAYTAGASEREREQREFIDRLARGDV, from the coding sequence ATGCCCAAACCGGACGACTTCGCTGTCGAAACAATCGACCTCGAAGGAATCAGGGACTATCTCGATGAAACCGAGGTCATCTCCGCAGTGCTGTTTGGGTCGCATGCGAAAGGAACGGCAGAGGAGACATCGGATGTCGATATTGCCCTCCAGTTCCCGGATGACCTGTCCGAAGCCGAGCGGTTCCGCCGACGCAACCGTATCGACGCAGACCTCCAAGCATACGCAGACAGATTCGTCGACGTGAGCGATATCGAGTTGCTGCCAACGCACGTTGCGCACGCTGCGCTCAGGGATGGGATTCGCATCAGTGGTGATCCAGCGGTCATTACCGCGTACAAACAGCACGTCGACGCAGCGTATACTGCAGGTGCGAGCGAGCGAGAACGAGAACAACGGGAATTCATCGATCGGTTGGCTCGTGGTGACGTCTAG
- a CDS encoding OB-fold nucleic acid binding domain-containing protein, protein MSSKNVTTDVVSVDEQAFENADEAAVDEDGFEVVDETPAFQATVQMEVQAKVDANHPDGMVDTSDERIYGATLEQEERIRAREAELERISAQAELGTQDGREKRTRDIAAKRSVERRAAFQKRAASVNPWADPKRGDPRAELTQEQLAAVNKQSMRLSKKLDGWSRAAIGRRLGEAVVGGKDLMSAVVGVFEELQTAPGTVVPIGKLEDVNRKEVSIEGRVTQLWEPSSPSIAQVGLIEDESGRTKLTSWKASDAPWIEEGERVRIHGAAKNWYNGRVSVALTGWSTVMFPERGRWWE, encoded by the coding sequence ATGTCAAGTAAGAACGTTACCACTGATGTAGTTTCGGTCGACGAACAGGCATTCGAAAACGCGGACGAAGCGGCGGTCGACGAGGACGGCTTCGAGGTCGTCGATGAGACGCCGGCATTCCAGGCGACGGTGCAGATGGAAGTTCAGGCAAAGGTCGATGCGAACCACCCGGACGGGATGGTCGACACCAGTGACGAACGGATCTATGGGGCGACCCTCGAACAGGAAGAGCGCATTCGGGCGCGGGAAGCCGAACTGGAGCGCATCAGTGCCCAGGCAGAGCTGGGGACGCAGGACGGTCGGGAGAAGCGGACGCGAGACATCGCGGCGAAGCGGAGCGTTGAGCGGCGTGCAGCGTTCCAGAAGCGGGCGGCGAGCGTGAACCCGTGGGCAGACCCGAAGCGAGGTGATCCCCGTGCAGAACTCACGCAGGAGCAGTTGGCGGCGGTGAATAAGCAGTCGATGCGGCTGTCGAAGAAGCTAGATGGCTGGTCGCGAGCGGCAATTGGTCGGCGGCTGGGTGAAGCCGTCGTCGGTGGGAAAGACCTGATGAGCGCGGTCGTCGGGGTGTTCGAGGAGTTGCAGACGGCGCCCGGGACGGTGGTTCCCATCGGGAAGCTTGAGGACGTCAATCGTAAAGAAGTGAGCATCGAGGGCCGTGTGACGCAGCTTTGGGAACCTTCCAGTCCGAGCATCGCTCAAGTTGGGCTCATCGAGGACGAGAGCGGTCGTACAAAACTGACGAGCTGGAAGGCGTCGGATGCTCCGTGGATCGAAGAGGGCGAGCGCGTGCGGATTCACGGGGCGGCGAAGAACTGGTATAACGGGCGCGTCTCAGTGGCCCTCACTGGGTGGAGCACCGTGATGTTCCCCGAGCGCGGTCGGTGGTGGGAATAG
- a CDS encoding IclR family transcriptional regulator has protein sequence MEDTTNEPRKIQSVDRAVELLESIQDHDGATLTEIAEATGLSPGTVHTYLSTLEDHCLVRKDIHEYYLGYRFVLAGEYVKNHNTLYRHGRKVVDNLANKTGESVHLIIEDDGLEVILYESFGKDAVGIEFYIKNRENSDRYLHYSASGKAILAHLPRSEVNNIIDKHGLMAKTPNTITNPDKLAAELETIQERGFAVNQQEAVIGIRAVGAPILDSQRDPIGAISISAPSSRLKRNTFVEEYPEAVMEAANIIEVNVQTGELYRE, from the coding sequence ATGGAAGACACCACTAACGAACCACGCAAGATTCAATCCGTGGACAGAGCAGTGGAGCTCCTCGAATCGATACAAGACCACGACGGAGCGACACTCACAGAAATTGCAGAGGCGACTGGGTTATCTCCGGGGACAGTCCATACGTACCTTTCGACGCTTGAGGACCACTGTCTGGTCCGCAAAGACATTCACGAGTATTACCTTGGATATCGGTTTGTCCTCGCTGGTGAGTACGTCAAGAACCACAATACACTCTACAGACATGGACGTAAAGTAGTAGACAACCTGGCCAACAAGACAGGTGAATCGGTCCACCTCATCATCGAAGACGACGGACTCGAAGTGATTCTCTACGAATCATTCGGAAAAGATGCCGTCGGGATCGAATTTTACATTAAAAATCGAGAAAATTCTGATCGCTATCTTCACTATTCGGCCAGCGGGAAGGCGATTCTTGCTCACCTACCACGTTCAGAGGTCAACAATATCATCGACAAGCACGGTCTAATGGCGAAAACTCCCAATACGATCACCAACCCTGACAAACTCGCCGCCGAACTGGAAACAATTCAAGAACGCGGATTTGCCGTAAATCAACAAGAGGCTGTTATTGGAATCAGAGCAGTGGGGGCCCCAATTTTGGACTCTCAGAGAGACCCGATCGGAGCGATCAGTATTTCCGCCCCATCGAGTCGATTGAAGAGAAATACCTTCGTCGAAGAATATCCCGAGGCGGTAATGGAAGCAGCAAATATTATCGAAGTAAACGTTCAGACTGGGGAGCTCTATAGGGAATAG
- a CDS encoding ABC transporter ATP-binding protein, producing the protein MGELELEHVTKVYGGDPPITAVEDINIEIKDGEFLVMVGPSGCGKSTTLRMIAGLEEVTDGNIKINDEIVNEQQPQKRDIAMVFQNYALYPHMTVRENMEFGLRLSHDLSDGEITDTVEETAKTLEIAELLDKLPKQLSGGQQQRVALGRAIVRDPAVFLMDEPLSNLDAKLRTQMRTELQRLQSDLGTTTVYVTHDQTEAMTMGDRIAILDDGELQQIAPPEECYDNPNNRFVAGFIGSPSMNFFEVSVTNNSSGISVDGPGFSVGLDGINLDSGEYTIGVRPEDFSVVETGGIEATVDVVEPMGSDNFLYLNTPTESEFTARVDSEFRPEEGDTVRIGFSSSEVHFFDDTGDRVNSDVETQVNTAA; encoded by the coding sequence ATGGGAGAACTCGAACTCGAACACGTAACGAAAGTATACGGGGGTGACCCCCCGATTACGGCGGTCGAAGACATCAACATCGAGATTAAAGATGGGGAATTCCTCGTCATGGTTGGTCCTTCCGGATGTGGAAAGTCGACCACGCTTCGAATGATTGCAGGTCTCGAGGAGGTTACTGACGGCAATATTAAGATCAACGACGAGATCGTCAACGAGCAGCAGCCGCAAAAACGGGACATAGCGATGGTGTTCCAAAATTATGCACTCTATCCGCACATGACTGTCCGTGAAAATATGGAGTTCGGGCTTCGACTGTCTCACGACCTCTCTGACGGGGAGATAACCGACACTGTCGAAGAGACAGCGAAAACCCTCGAGATTGCGGAATTACTCGACAAACTCCCGAAACAACTCTCCGGGGGCCAACAACAGCGCGTCGCCCTCGGCCGTGCGATCGTTCGTGACCCGGCGGTGTTCCTTATGGACGAACCGTTGTCGAACCTCGATGCGAAACTTCGTACACAGATGCGGACGGAACTCCAGCGACTTCAATCAGATCTCGGAACAACCACCGTCTACGTCACGCACGACCAGACGGAAGCGATGACTATGGGTGACAGAATTGCGATTCTCGACGATGGCGAACTCCAACAAATCGCTCCTCCAGAAGAGTGTTACGACAACCCGAATAACCGGTTTGTCGCCGGATTCATTGGGAGTCCGTCAATGAATTTCTTCGAAGTCTCGGTTACCAACAATTCAAGCGGAATCTCAGTAGATGGTCCCGGTTTCAGCGTGGGGCTCGACGGTATCAACCTCGATTCGGGGGAGTATACTATCGGAGTCCGACCAGAAGACTTCAGTGTTGTCGAAACAGGTGGAATCGAAGCCACAGTCGACGTCGTCGAGCCGATGGGGTCGGACAACTTCCTCTACCTCAATACACCTACTGAGTCCGAGTTCACTGCGCGTGTCGACAGCGAGTTCCGGCCAGAGGAGGGAGACACTGTGCGAATTGGATTCTCTTCGTCGGAAGTTCATTTCTTCGACGACACTGGGGACCGGGTCAACTCCGATGTGGAGACACAAGTAAATACAGCAGCGTGA
- a CDS encoding creatininase family protein encodes MYEHIGSSSVDWAGKSYQEIKNIGQQDGSVLIIPVGSIEQHGHHLPVSTDTILVDAVAHLGATRVEKDVPIMVTPTIWTGYSPHHMSFGGTFTLEHRTLLSVLEESASSALENGFDAILFLNGHGGNISLIGSAVSTVGTEHPNSQVLGLTYFQLAASFIDEIRDSELGGMSHGGEFETSLMMHLRPDLVSEGDAKYFHEPYEHGGKDLVQGGPLSVYRGFDEYSHTGAIGAPELASTEKGEAIFELLGDEMESILTQIHELNR; translated from the coding sequence ATGTACGAACATATAGGGTCCTCGAGTGTGGATTGGGCTGGAAAGTCGTATCAGGAAATCAAAAACATCGGCCAACAGGATGGATCAGTGCTTATCATTCCCGTGGGGAGTATCGAACAACATGGACACCACCTCCCAGTTTCTACGGATACCATCCTCGTCGACGCAGTCGCCCATCTTGGAGCGACTCGCGTCGAAAAAGACGTTCCCATCATGGTCACTCCAACGATTTGGACCGGATACTCTCCACACCACATGTCCTTCGGAGGAACCTTCACGCTCGAACACCGAACGCTCCTCTCAGTATTAGAAGAGAGTGCGTCATCAGCGCTCGAAAACGGGTTCGACGCTATTCTCTTCCTGAACGGGCACGGGGGGAACATCTCACTCATCGGATCCGCGGTCAGTACAGTTGGGACGGAGCATCCAAATTCGCAGGTTCTCGGACTTACCTACTTCCAACTCGCGGCATCTTTCATCGACGAAATTCGTGACAGCGAACTCGGTGGGATGTCTCATGGTGGAGAATTCGAGACGTCTCTCATGATGCATCTTCGGCCGGATCTCGTCTCCGAAGGGGATGCCAAGTACTTTCACGAACCGTACGAACACGGCGGGAAAGATCTTGTTCAGGGCGGCCCGCTCTCGGTGTACCGTGGATTTGACGAGTACTCACACACAGGTGCAATTGGCGCACCGGAGCTCGCAAGCACAGAGAAAGGAGAAGCGATTTTCGAGTTGTTAGGGGACGAGATGGAATCCATCCTCACTCAAATCCACGAACTGAACCGATAG
- a CDS encoding RidA family protein yields the protein MQEIQTDNAPASIGPYSQGIIDGDRIYVSGQGPVDPSTGDIVGATILEQTERTLENVAAVLEAAGASLDDVVKATVFVQDMANYDAVNEVYGEYMSAPYPARSAVEVADLPIDIGVEIEVIARTP from the coding sequence ATGCAAGAGATACAGACAGACAATGCACCAGCCAGTATCGGTCCGTACTCACAGGGAATCATCGATGGCGATCGTATCTACGTCTCCGGACAGGGGCCAGTAGATCCGTCGACTGGCGATATCGTTGGCGCGACGATTTTGGAACAGACTGAGCGGACACTGGAGAACGTCGCTGCAGTCCTCGAAGCGGCAGGGGCATCGCTCGACGACGTTGTGAAGGCGACTGTGTTCGTTCAAGATATGGCTAACTACGACGCTGTAAACGAAGTGTATGGAGAGTACATGAGCGCACCGTACCCAGCACGAAGTGCTGTAGAGGTTGCAGACCTCCCAATCGATATCGGTGTAGAAATCGAAGTCATTGCTCGGACGCCGTAG
- a CDS encoding carbohydrate ABC transporter permease yields the protein MSIKLSESRSSLQQVRIYGVLIIILGIMMFPFYTMISTTLKPAGEIFNSPAQVIPQNLNPSAYFQVWGETEVITWVMNSFIISISTVLLTLSLAIPAAYVCARKDFVGKRTFLLAVLVVQMFAPVILIVGLFDIIVTLDLMDSYLSVIIPSAAFTLPFNIWMLYGYFKTIPVELEEAARIDGASQFLILRKIVLPLTKPALVASITYTFLYAWNRLLFVLTFLTSSGKYNVPRGIFSMVGVLSVDWRMMLTVAVIGVIPLLLLFAFLEEYIVAGMTSGAVKD from the coding sequence ATGAGCATCAAGCTCTCTGAATCGCGTTCGTCACTCCAACAGGTACGAATTTACGGGGTCCTCATTATCATTCTCGGGATAATGATGTTCCCGTTCTATACGATGATTTCGACGACCCTCAAGCCAGCCGGTGAGATATTCAATTCACCTGCACAGGTCATCCCGCAGAACCTGAACCCCTCTGCGTACTTCCAGGTATGGGGGGAAACAGAAGTCATTACGTGGGTTATGAATTCGTTCATTATCTCCATCAGTACCGTTTTATTGACGCTCTCGCTAGCGATTCCTGCTGCCTACGTCTGTGCACGGAAAGACTTCGTCGGGAAGCGAACGTTCCTGCTGGCAGTCCTTGTGGTCCAGATGTTCGCACCGGTCATCCTCATCGTCGGCCTGTTCGACATCATTGTCACCTTGGACCTGATGGACTCGTATCTGTCGGTCATCATACCGAGTGCCGCGTTTACCTTGCCGTTCAACATCTGGATGTTGTATGGATATTTCAAGACGATTCCGGTCGAACTTGAAGAAGCGGCACGCATCGATGGTGCGAGTCAATTCTTGATTCTCCGAAAGATAGTGCTCCCACTGACGAAGCCTGCTCTCGTCGCGAGCATCACGTACACGTTCCTCTACGCCTGGAACCGTCTGCTGTTCGTGCTGACGTTCCTTACGTCGAGTGGGAAGTACAACGTGCCGCGAGGTATCTTCTCGATGGTCGGCGTCTTGAGTGTCGACTGGCGCATGATGCTCACAGTCGCGGTCATTGGGGTCATTCCGCTCCTCCTCCTCTTCGCGTTCCTCGAAGAGTACATCGTCGCCGGAATGACGAGCGGTGCCGTCAAGGACTAA
- a CDS encoding carbohydrate ABC transporter permease codes for MSSFEYAQDDSESQGTVERAVSYLQDHWTEYALITPSIVFLAAVVLYPILETLRLAFYESPRTSTVEVFVGLQNFNEIFSDPFFYQLLWQTFRWVALAVTIKTLLGLLIAVHLNQDIKGRKFFRTAFLIPWGIPYAISAVIFRWIEQPQYGYLNAILLKLGLIDQQIGLLGDPSIAWLGAIAADIWIGTPFMAIIFLAGLQSIPEELYEAAAVDGAYRWVQFRYITIPQLKPVILIATLLSTIWTFVGFDVIWTMTRGGPLDSTATLVIWIYKTGFENGNLGMAAAYSSIGFAILLVFAILYLRIYMQGGEEI; via the coding sequence ATGTCTTCATTTGAGTATGCACAGGACGACAGTGAATCGCAAGGAACCGTCGAGCGGGCCGTGTCGTACCTGCAGGACCACTGGACTGAGTACGCACTCATTACGCCATCGATTGTGTTCCTCGCAGCTGTTGTTCTCTATCCCATCCTCGAGACGCTCAGACTTGCGTTCTACGAATCACCCCGAACGTCGACTGTCGAGGTGTTCGTCGGCCTCCAAAACTTCAATGAGATATTTTCCGATCCGTTCTTCTACCAGTTGCTCTGGCAGACGTTCCGGTGGGTTGCGCTCGCGGTGACGATAAAAACACTGCTAGGGTTACTTATCGCCGTTCACCTCAACCAGGACATCAAAGGTCGGAAGTTCTTCCGGACGGCGTTCCTCATCCCGTGGGGGATACCGTACGCAATCTCTGCTGTGATTTTCCGGTGGATCGAGCAACCTCAGTACGGGTACCTGAACGCAATCCTACTGAAACTCGGTCTCATCGATCAGCAAATTGGCCTCCTGGGTGACCCCAGTATCGCGTGGCTTGGTGCGATAGCCGCAGACATCTGGATTGGAACGCCGTTTATGGCGATTATCTTCCTTGCAGGGCTTCAGTCTATCCCGGAAGAACTCTACGAGGCAGCGGCAGTTGACGGTGCGTATCGGTGGGTGCAGTTCCGATACATCACTATCCCGCAGCTCAAGCCGGTGATTCTCATCGCCACTCTCCTATCGACTATCTGGACCTTCGTCGGGTTCGACGTTATCTGGACGATGACCCGAGGTGGCCCTCTCGACTCGACGGCAACCCTCGTTATCTGGATCTACAAGACTGGGTTCGAGAACGGGAACCTTGGAATGGCCGCCGCCTACAGCTCTATTGGCTTCGCCATCCTCCTCGTGTTCGCCATCCTGTATCTCCGTATCTACATGCAGGGAGGTGAGGAGATATGA
- a CDS encoding sugar ABC transporter substrate-binding protein: protein MEQASNIDESSGDVTRRTLMRALGGAGGMIAVAGCTGGGGGDGDSGGGDDSGGGSSGKTVQFLTMGVGDNIKGFFEENNAKFEEENGYKLDFTSVTWDNAQSTLVTRVKGGKAPDVSRLPSRWIPQFQNLEAIDPLDDLMQGEFLDKFYPKVANTTKIDGSYYGVPWAYSNKAFYYNKDVFEEAGLDPENPKLDTWDDVLAAAQKVTENTDTPAYGLPAADRLTTVSQWLPYHWSHGADIINDDGKPAVNSDAGVKGLEFYSSLVTEHKVTQSSPLSSTRHDVRKLFEQGDVAMHIGHVYVGINIEENKTGTNYGIVQMPEGPDGRYSLATTDSMVMYSSAENKDAVKDLLNFYFDTDRRFEYSKKKGFMPVLEEVGNRDYFAEDPLWSPFIEASQYARSRPKLANLSEVTNRLVKAVQEAVSGRKSAEKALNEAQADLEEMIEA from the coding sequence ATGGAGCAAGCTAGCAACATTGACGAGAGTAGCGGAGATGTCACTCGACGCACCCTGATGCGTGCGCTCGGGGGCGCAGGGGGTATGATCGCTGTTGCAGGGTGTACTGGAGGTGGTGGCGGAGACGGTGACTCCGGTGGCGGTGACGATTCGGGAGGCGGCTCAAGTGGAAAAACCGTCCAGTTCCTCACGATGGGTGTCGGGGACAATATCAAGGGATTCTTCGAAGAGAACAACGCGAAATTCGAAGAAGAGAACGGATACAAACTTGATTTCACCAGCGTCACGTGGGATAACGCCCAATCGACGCTAGTCACTCGAGTGAAGGGTGGCAAAGCCCCAGACGTGAGTCGGCTTCCATCCCGGTGGATTCCACAGTTCCAGAACCTCGAGGCCATCGACCCACTCGACGACCTCATGCAAGGGGAGTTCCTAGACAAGTTCTACCCGAAAGTCGCAAACACGACCAAAATAGACGGCAGTTACTACGGCGTCCCATGGGCCTATTCGAACAAGGCGTTCTACTACAACAAAGACGTTTTCGAGGAAGCAGGCCTCGACCCGGAGAACCCGAAACTTGACACGTGGGACGACGTTCTCGCTGCAGCACAGAAAGTCACAGAGAACACCGATACGCCTGCATACGGCCTTCCCGCTGCAGACCGACTCACGACCGTTTCACAGTGGCTGCCATATCACTGGAGCCACGGTGCGGACATCATCAACGATGACGGCAAACCGGCCGTCAACTCCGACGCGGGCGTGAAAGGGCTTGAGTTCTACAGTAGCCTTGTCACGGAGCACAAGGTAACCCAATCGTCTCCACTCTCGTCGACCCGACACGACGTGCGGAAACTGTTCGAGCAGGGTGACGTTGCGATGCACATCGGTCACGTCTACGTGGGTATCAACATCGAAGAGAACAAGACAGGGACCAACTACGGCATCGTCCAAATGCCAGAAGGACCCGATGGACGATACAGTCTTGCGACGACGGATAGTATGGTTATGTACTCGTCGGCCGAAAACAAAGACGCAGTCAAGGACCTCCTCAATTTCTACTTCGACACGGACCGCCGGTTCGAGTACTCGAAGAAGAAAGGCTTCATGCCTGTGCTGGAAGAGGTCGGTAACCGAGACTACTTCGCTGAGGACCCATTGTGGTCACCCTTCATCGAAGCGTCACAGTACGCCCGGTCACGGCCAAAGCTGGCGAACTTGAGCGAGGTAACGAACCGTCTCGTGAAGGCAGTCCAAGAAGCTGTCTCTGGACGGAAGTCGGCAGAGAAGGCCCTCAACGAGGCACAAGCCGACCTTGAGGAAATGATCGAGGCCTAA